One genomic segment of Caldimonas brevitalea includes these proteins:
- a CDS encoding hybrid sensor histidine kinase/response regulator, translated as MTTPLKELLQVLQEEFTLAAPEIDSALMQWLSIESSGPQQADKAAAGYARLAQVARMIQLEGLAIVLELLRDCAPVFATLEGEDLHEALGWLLRWHGPVAGYVELPAENEAVRDLNRYMAEGPLGLTFEQQDELQKLLRKPPTVPAEMEAHAPTTAPQPLDDHEVSLEVPDDVDPTLLDAFLDDAPAQLHALTAGVRALSHGHAELSALRQAARAAHTLKGSARVVGIRGIGRLAQRLAVLLDHAVDRRGEVPVAMARDLDQGAACLDQMLHALRGHDAAPDEALASLERLGDWLRAVDQGGVERLALDTLPSALGAPDPATAARPATPAAASSSAAAHSQPPNPALATLRIGVDRLDRLVHQAAQSLVSHARLEEHLRVIEDRLEQLEASNGQLRHRLHQLDAVLDTHAAAGGNAAGGITPGGVEPLAELRAELRALSRFATEMGADEQEHGRAAREEMQTALQTLRQQGQTLVGQHRELMAARLVPARPLVARLRRAVVQTAAATGKQAHLDVTGEQVLVDADVLERLAEPLLQLLRNAVDHGIEAPAERAARGKPRAGTLLLRFTREQQLLRVECRDDGRGLDLEAIRRRALDMGLIDAEASLAPDALARLILLPGFSTTAEVTDLSGRGAGLDLVADQLRAMKGRLEIDSQPGRGTNFTLQVPASTGLQQALIVQVEQQSYALPSDSVVLALPAGQGAVAMTAAGPVFRHAGREWPYRQLAQWLGVAVGEAEDGSKPVVLARGAHGEVALEVDRLDGTRELLLQDIGRLLRRVQGIAGGAFRPDGRVLFLLDIEALERAAESPVRREAAAQLRQRLKVPRRHVLVVDDAISVRKTIAQLLRGAGFEVSTARDGFDALDVLVRRKADIVLTDLEMPNLDGLELTRRLRESRLWKGLPVMMITSRATHRHLRNAQEAGVDVFLTKPYADDELLAEVRRLLPAQAAR; from the coding sequence GTGACGACGCCGCTCAAGGAACTGTTGCAGGTGCTGCAGGAAGAGTTCACGCTGGCCGCGCCGGAGATCGACTCGGCCCTGATGCAGTGGCTGAGCATCGAGAGCAGCGGGCCGCAGCAGGCCGACAAGGCCGCCGCCGGTTATGCCCGCCTGGCCCAGGTCGCGCGCATGATCCAGCTCGAAGGCCTGGCCATCGTGCTGGAGCTGCTGCGCGATTGCGCGCCGGTGTTTGCCACCCTGGAAGGCGAAGACCTGCATGAAGCCTTGGGTTGGCTGCTGCGCTGGCACGGCCCGGTGGCCGGATATGTCGAACTGCCGGCCGAAAACGAGGCCGTGCGCGACCTCAACCGCTACATGGCCGAAGGCCCGCTGGGCCTGACCTTCGAGCAGCAGGACGAGTTGCAGAAGCTGCTGCGCAAGCCCCCCACGGTGCCGGCCGAGATGGAGGCCCACGCCCCCACCACCGCCCCTCAGCCGCTGGACGACCACGAGGTGTCGCTCGAGGTGCCCGACGACGTCGACCCGACGCTGCTCGATGCCTTCCTCGATGACGCGCCCGCGCAACTGCACGCCCTCACCGCCGGCGTGCGCGCCTTGTCCCACGGGCATGCGGAGCTGAGCGCGTTGCGGCAGGCGGCCCGCGCCGCCCACACCCTCAAGGGCAGCGCCCGTGTGGTCGGCATCCGCGGCATCGGGCGCCTGGCCCAGCGGCTCGCAGTGCTGCTCGACCATGCGGTGGACCGGCGCGGCGAGGTGCCGGTGGCGATGGCCCGCGACCTCGACCAGGGCGCGGCCTGTCTCGACCAGATGCTGCACGCGCTGCGCGGCCACGACGCCGCCCCCGACGAAGCGCTGGCATCGCTGGAGCGGCTCGGCGACTGGCTGCGCGCGGTGGATCAAGGCGGTGTCGAGCGGCTGGCGCTCGACACGCTGCCTTCGGCCCTCGGCGCGCCCGACCCGGCCACGGCGGCCCGGCCGGCGACGCCGGCGGCGGCCTCATCCTCGGCGGCCGCGCACTCGCAGCCGCCCAACCCCGCCCTCGCCACCTTGCGCATCGGCGTCGACCGGCTCGATCGTCTGGTGCACCAGGCGGCGCAGTCGTTGGTGTCGCACGCGCGGCTGGAAGAACATCTGCGCGTGATCGAAGACCGGCTCGAACAGCTGGAAGCCAGCAACGGCCAGCTGCGGCACCGGCTGCACCAGCTCGACGCGGTGCTCGACACCCACGCTGCGGCGGGCGGGAATGCAGCCGGCGGCATAACCCCGGGCGGGGTCGAGCCGCTTGCCGAGTTGCGCGCCGAACTGCGCGCCCTGTCGCGTTTTGCCACCGAGATGGGCGCCGACGAGCAGGAACACGGCCGCGCGGCCCGCGAGGAGATGCAGACCGCGTTGCAGACCTTGCGCCAGCAAGGCCAGACGCTGGTGGGCCAGCACCGCGAACTGATGGCGGCGCGCCTGGTGCCGGCCCGGCCGCTGGTGGCGCGCTTGCGCCGCGCGGTCGTGCAGACCGCCGCGGCCACCGGCAAGCAGGCCCATCTCGACGTGACCGGCGAGCAGGTACTGGTCGACGCCGACGTGCTCGAACGGCTGGCCGAGCCGTTGCTGCAACTGCTGCGCAACGCCGTCGACCACGGCATCGAGGCGCCGGCCGAACGCGCCGCTCGCGGCAAACCCCGCGCCGGCACGCTGCTGCTGCGCTTCACGCGCGAACAGCAGCTGCTGCGGGTCGAATGCCGTGACGACGGGCGTGGCCTCGACCTCGAGGCGATCCGCCGCCGGGCGCTGGACATGGGCTTGATCGACGCCGAGGCGTCGCTGGCCCCCGACGCGCTGGCCCGTTTGATCCTGCTGCCCGGCTTTTCGACCACCGCCGAGGTGACCGACCTGTCCGGCCGCGGCGCCGGGCTCGACCTGGTGGCCGACCAGCTGCGGGCGATGAAGGGCCGTCTCGAGATCGACAGCCAGCCGGGTCGAGGCACTAACTTCACGCTGCAGGTGCCGGCCAGCACCGGCCTGCAGCAGGCGCTGATCGTGCAGGTCGAGCAGCAGTCCTACGCCTTGCCCAGCGATTCGGTGGTGCTGGCCCTGCCGGCCGGCCAAGGCGCGGTGGCGATGACGGCCGCCGGCCCCGTGTTCCGCCACGCGGGGCGTGAATGGCCCTACCGCCAGCTGGCGCAGTGGCTGGGCGTGGCCGTCGGCGAGGCGGAAGACGGTTCGAAGCCGGTGGTGCTGGCGCGCGGCGCGCACGGCGAAGTGGCGCTGGAAGTCGACCGCCTCGACGGCACACGCGAGCTGTTGCTGCAGGACATCGGGCGCTTGCTGCGCCGGGTGCAGGGTATTGCCGGCGGCGCGTTCCGGCCCGACGGCCGGGTGCTGTTCCTGCTCGACATCGAGGCCCTCGAACGTGCCGCCGAGTCGCCAGTGCGCCGCGAAGCGGCGGCCCAGCTGCGCCAGCGGCTGAAGGTGCCGCGCCGCCATGTGCTGGTGGTCGACGACGCCATCTCGGTGCGCAAGACCATCGCCCAGCTGCTGCGCGGCGCCGGCTTCGAGGTGTCGACCGCACGCGACGGCTTCGACGCGCTCGACGTGCTGGTGCGACGCAAGGCCGACATCGTGCTGACCGACCTCGAGATGCCCAACCTCGACGGCCTGGAGCTGACGCGGCGGCTGCGCGAGTCGCGCCTGTGGAAGGGGCTGCCGGTGATGATGATCACGTCGCGCGCCACCCATCGGCACCTGCGCAACGCACAAGAGGCCGGGGTCGACGTGTTTTTGACCAAACCCTATGCCGACGACGAACTGCTGGCCGAAGTGCGCCGTTTGCTGCCGGCGCAGGCGGCCCGCTAA
- a CDS encoding DMT family transporter: MSATSVLPAATSPWPVLALLLNALVWGLSWWPFRVLQGHGLHPLWATVVVYGLAALAILAWRPGAAAQIVRQPALWLLALGSGATNAAFNWAVSIGDVVRVVLLFYLMPLWSVLLARVVLHEHFTPHTLLRVGLALAGAAIVLKPEGAAWPLPRGLADWLGLFGGFAFAFNSVMLRRLAPRTQEEGRAVAMLFGCVLVAGVLASALSAGGVAPWPPALQAGWAWVAVAMAGAFMLSNLAYQYGAARLPASVTSVVMLTEVVFASASSIAVGGAAPDGRTLLGALLIVGAALLAAVGPARWGRGRRRPG, from the coding sequence ATGTCCGCCACATCCGTCCTGCCTGCCGCCACCTCCCCGTGGCCCGTCCTCGCGCTGCTGCTGAACGCGCTGGTGTGGGGGCTGTCGTGGTGGCCGTTCCGCGTCTTGCAAGGCCACGGTCTGCACCCGCTGTGGGCGACCGTGGTGGTGTATGGGCTGGCTGCGCTGGCGATCCTGGCCTGGCGGCCGGGCGCGGCGGCCCAGATCGTGCGACAGCCCGCCTTGTGGCTGCTCGCGCTCGGTTCGGGCGCCACCAACGCCGCCTTCAACTGGGCGGTCAGCATCGGCGATGTGGTCCGGGTGGTGCTGTTGTTCTACCTGATGCCGCTGTGGAGCGTGCTGCTGGCCCGCGTGGTGCTGCACGAGCATTTCACGCCCCACACGCTGCTGCGCGTGGGGCTCGCGCTGGCCGGCGCGGCCATCGTGCTGAAGCCTGAAGGGGCGGCGTGGCCGCTGCCGCGCGGGCTGGCCGACTGGCTCGGGCTGTTCGGCGGTTTCGCGTTCGCGTTCAACAGCGTGATGCTGCGGCGGCTGGCGCCCCGCACCCAGGAGGAAGGGCGTGCGGTCGCGATGCTGTTCGGCTGTGTGCTGGTCGCCGGTGTCCTCGCCAGCGCCCTGTCGGCCGGCGGTGTGGCGCCGTGGCCGCCGGCGCTGCAGGCCGGCTGGGCCTGGGTGGCCGTCGCGATGGCCGGCGCCTTCATGCTGTCCAACCTGGCGTATCAATATGGCGCGGCGCGGCTGCCGGCGTCCGTCACGTCGGTGGTGATGCTCACCGAAGTCGTGTTCGCGTCGGCCTCGTCGATCGCCGTGGGCGGCGCCGCGCCCGACGGCCGGACACTGCTGGGGGCGCTGCTGATCGTCGGCGCCGCCTTGCTGGCGGCGGTCGGCCCGGCGCGCTGGGGGCGCGGGCGCCGGCGCCCCGGTTAG
- the lplT gene encoding lysophospholipid transporter LplT — MKKGFYTIMSAQFFSSLADNALFVAAVELLRTSGAGEWQRAALVPMFALFYVVLAPFVGAFADCIPKGKVMFISNTIKVGGCLMMLFGTHPLMSYAIVGLGAAAYSPAKYGILTELLPPSQLVKANGWIEGLTIASIILGVLLGGQLVGPVISPHLLSLDVPGFETGINTASEGAIAALIVLYVVAALFNLYIPRTEAPLQPLPGTLIELVRDFRTCNRRLWRDKLGQISLATTTLFWGVSGNLRYIVLAWAAAALGYGTTSASALVGVVAVGTAVGAVVASMQVRLHMATRVMPLGIAMGVLVIAMNFIHNVWVAAPFLILLGALGGYLVVPMNALLQHRGHNLMGAGRSIAVQNFNEQACILGLGAFYSGMTKLGLSAFGAITLFGLVVAGIMWLIKRWHEHNVVQHAEEVEQLMTLARTDHH, encoded by the coding sequence ATGAAAAAAGGCTTCTACACCATCATGTCGGCGCAGTTCTTCAGCTCGCTGGCCGACAACGCGCTTTTCGTCGCCGCCGTCGAGTTGCTGCGCACCAGCGGCGCGGGCGAATGGCAGCGTGCCGCGCTGGTGCCGATGTTCGCGCTGTTCTATGTGGTGCTGGCCCCCTTCGTCGGCGCCTTCGCCGACTGCATCCCCAAAGGCAAGGTCATGTTCATCTCGAACACGATCAAGGTCGGGGGCTGTTTGATGATGCTGTTCGGCACCCATCCGCTGATGTCCTACGCCATCGTGGGCCTGGGCGCCGCGGCGTACTCGCCGGCCAAATACGGCATCCTGACCGAGCTGCTGCCGCCATCGCAGCTGGTCAAGGCGAACGGCTGGATCGAAGGCCTCACGATCGCGTCCATCATCCTGGGCGTGCTGCTCGGCGGCCAACTGGTCGGCCCGGTGATCTCGCCCCACCTGCTGTCGCTCGACGTGCCGGGCTTCGAAACCGGCATCAACACGGCCTCCGAAGGCGCGATTGCGGCCTTGATCGTGCTGTATGTCGTCGCAGCGCTGTTCAATCTTTACATCCCACGCACTGAAGCCCCGCTGCAGCCGCTGCCCGGCACCTTGATCGAACTGGTGCGCGACTTCCGCACCTGCAACCGCCGCCTGTGGCGCGACAAGCTGGGCCAGATCTCGCTGGCCACCACCACGCTGTTCTGGGGCGTGTCCGGCAATTTGCGCTACATCGTGCTGGCCTGGGCCGCCGCGGCCCTCGGCTACGGCACCACCTCGGCCTCGGCGCTGGTCGGCGTGGTCGCGGTCGGCACGGCGGTTGGTGCGGTGGTCGCGTCGATGCAGGTGCGGCTGCACATGGCCACCCGGGTGATGCCGCTGGGCATCGCGATGGGCGTGCTCGTGATCGCGATGAATTTCATCCACAACGTCTGGGTGGCGGCCCCCTTCCTGATCCTGCTGGGCGCGCTCGGCGGCTACCTGGTGGTGCCGATGAACGCGCTGCTGCAGCACCGCGGCCACAACCTGATGGGCGCCGGCCGTTCGATCGCGGTGCAGAACTTCAACGAACAGGCCTGCATCCTGGGCCTGGGCGCTTTCTACAGCGGCATGACCAAGCTGGGGCTGTCGGCCTTCGGCGCGATCACGCTGTTCGGCCTGGTGGTGGCCGGCATCATGTGGCTGATCAAGCGTTGGCACGAGCACAACGTCGTCCAGCACGCCGAAGAAGTCGAGCAGCTGATGACGCTGGCCCGCACCGACCACCACTGA
- the alr gene encoding alanine racemase: MPRPIQALIHSAALADNLRVARAAAPDAKVWAIVKANAYGHGIERAYPGLQGADGFALLDLAEAEKVRALGWRGPILLLEGVFEPRDLELCSRLNLWHVVHHDAQIDWIATHKTTWPHRVFLKLNSGMNRLGFTPAAFRHAWMRLSGLTQVDDISLMTHFADADGPRGIEHQLAVFEAATEGLPGERSLANSAATLIHARTRAAVRGDWVRPGIAVYGSSPDFPHHDIAHWGLHPTMTLRSRLIAVQTLEAGATVGYGSVFRAEAPMRVGVVACGYADGYPRHCPNGTPVLVDGVRTRLVGRVSMDMITVDLTPVPTAAVGSEVTLWGQGPSGAVLPIDEVARAAGTIGYELMCALAPRVPVTSDAPGD, encoded by the coding sequence ATGCCGCGTCCGATACAAGCCCTGATCCATTCCGCCGCACTGGCCGACAACTTGCGCGTGGCACGCGCTGCCGCCCCGGATGCAAAGGTCTGGGCGATCGTGAAAGCCAATGCCTATGGCCATGGCATCGAGCGTGCCTACCCCGGGCTGCAGGGTGCCGACGGGTTCGCGCTGCTCGACCTGGCGGAGGCCGAAAAGGTGCGGGCGTTGGGCTGGCGCGGGCCGATCCTGTTGCTGGAAGGCGTGTTCGAGCCGCGCGACCTGGAGCTGTGCTCGCGCCTGAACCTGTGGCACGTCGTGCACCACGACGCGCAGATCGACTGGATCGCGACCCACAAGACCACGTGGCCGCATCGGGTGTTCCTGAAGCTCAATTCGGGCATGAACCGGCTCGGCTTCACGCCGGCGGCGTTCCGGCATGCCTGGATGCGGCTCAGCGGGCTGACGCAGGTGGACGACATTTCGCTGATGACGCACTTCGCCGACGCCGACGGCCCGCGCGGCATCGAGCACCAGCTGGCGGTGTTCGAGGCCGCCACCGAGGGCCTGCCGGGGGAACGCTCGCTCGCCAACAGCGCGGCGACGCTGATCCATGCCCGCACGCGCGCCGCCGTGCGCGGTGATTGGGTCCGGCCCGGCATTGCCGTGTACGGCTCGTCACCCGACTTCCCGCACCACGACATCGCCCACTGGGGGCTGCACCCGACGATGACCTTGCGTTCCAGGCTGATCGCGGTGCAGACGCTGGAGGCCGGGGCGACGGTGGGTTACGGCAGCGTGTTCCGCGCCGAGGCGCCGATGCGGGTCGGCGTGGTGGCGTGCGGCTATGCCGACGGTTACCCGCGGCACTGTCCCAACGGCACGCCGGTGCTGGTCGACGGAGTGCGCACCCGCCTGGTCGGGCGGGTCTCGATGGACATGATCACCGTCGACCTGACGCCGGTGCCGACCGCCGCGGTGGGCAGCGAAGTGACGCTGTGGGGCCAGGGCCCGAGCGGTGCCGTGCTGCCGATCGACGAAGTGGCGCGCGCGGCGGGCACCATCGGGTACGAACTGATGTGCGCGTTGGCACCCCGCGTCCCGGTCACCTCCGACGCGCCGGGTGACTGA
- a CDS encoding PLP-dependent aminotransferase family protein yields the protein MDSAHAPDGPPAPPVSALPLYHRIASEIERAVTSGALRPGDRLPSVRQLSQQHAVSMTTALQAYRCLENRGLVLAKPKSGYFVTARPPAMPEPQVDLSIEAASFVSMDQVLHDFLLMVDDPLAAPSFNAAPARALLPEAKLQSLLAGVNRRHPEYASKYQMAGSTALRQEIARRAVGSGVHLRPDEIVITNGGMEAVYLALKSVASPGDTIVLESPTYFHLLQSIESLGMRALEIPSHPRHGISLEALDFATQQPGAVKACVLMPNFPNPMGSLMPIGHKRRLVRMMAERKITLIESDIYGELYFGDQRPPVLKSFDTEGDVVLCSAFTKTVAPGYRIGWVAPGRHFLKTQTLKVRTSVACPMLQQEVLAQFIRDGGYDHHLRKLRAALKTQAHQMADAVARYFPPGCRLSLPQGGLMLWIELPRHVDSREVFMLARLEHIGVAPGAAFSCSRRFDHFIRLQYGDPWSPRIDAALRKLGQIVTQLAQGGPAAGGKGTRHDSSTDRDARAPVPSI from the coding sequence ATGGACTCCGCTCACGCGCCCGACGGCCCCCCCGCCCCGCCCGTGTCTGCCCTGCCGCTCTATCACCGCATTGCCAGCGAGATCGAGCGTGCGGTGACCAGCGGCGCGTTGCGCCCGGGTGACCGGCTGCCGTCGGTGCGCCAGCTCAGCCAGCAGCACGCCGTCAGCATGACGACGGCCTTGCAGGCCTACCGCTGCCTCGAAAACCGCGGGTTGGTGCTGGCGAAGCCCAAGTCGGGCTATTTCGTCACCGCGCGCCCGCCGGCGATGCCCGAGCCCCAGGTCGACCTCAGCATCGAAGCGGCGTCCTTCGTCAGCATGGACCAGGTGCTGCACGACTTTTTGCTGATGGTCGACGACCCGCTCGCAGCGCCCTCGTTCAACGCCGCACCGGCCCGCGCGCTGCTGCCCGAGGCCAAGCTGCAGAGCCTGCTGGCCGGCGTGAACCGGCGTCACCCCGAATACGCGTCCAAATACCAGATGGCCGGCAGCACCGCGCTGCGGCAGGAGATCGCGCGGCGCGCCGTGGGCTCGGGCGTGCACCTGCGGCCCGACGAGATTGTCATCACCAATGGCGGCATGGAGGCTGTTTACCTGGCGCTGAAGTCGGTGGCGTCGCCGGGCGACACCATCGTGCTGGAGTCGCCCACCTATTTCCACCTGCTGCAATCGATCGAGAGCCTGGGCATGCGGGCGCTCGAGATCCCGAGCCATCCGCGCCACGGCATCTCGCTCGAGGCGCTCGACTTCGCGACGCAGCAGCCGGGTGCCGTGAAGGCCTGCGTGTTGATGCCGAATTTCCCCAACCCGATGGGCAGCCTGATGCCGATCGGCCACAAGCGGCGGCTGGTGCGGATGATGGCCGAACGCAAGATCACGCTGATCGAGAGCGACATCTACGGCGAGCTGTATTTCGGTGACCAGCGCCCGCCGGTGCTGAAAAGCTTCGACACCGAGGGCGATGTGGTGCTGTGCTCGGCCTTCACCAAGACCGTCGCACCCGGCTACCGCATCGGCTGGGTGGCCCCCGGGCGGCACTTCTTGAAGACGCAGACGCTCAAGGTGCGCACGTCGGTCGCCTGCCCGATGCTGCAGCAGGAGGTGCTGGCGCAGTTCATCCGCGACGGCGGCTACGACCACCATTTGCGCAAGCTGCGGGCGGCGCTGAAGACCCAGGCCCACCAGATGGCCGACGCGGTGGCCCGCTATTTCCCGCCCGGCTGCCGTTTGAGCCTGCCGCAGGGCGGGCTGATGCTGTGGATCGAGTTGCCCCGGCATGTCGATTCGCGCGAGGTCTTCATGCTGGCGCGGCTGGAACACATCGGCGTCGCGCCCGGGGCCGCCTTCAGCTGCAGCCGCCGCTTCGACCATTTCATCCGGCTGCAATACGGCGACCCGTGGTCACCCCGGATCGACGCTGCCTTGCGCAAGCTGGGCCAGATCGTCACGCAGCTGGCGCAAGGCGGCCCGGCCGCGGGCGGCAAAGGGACGCGGCACGACAGCAGCACCGACCGTGACGCCCGCGCGCCGGTACCGTCGATCTGA
- a CDS encoding DUF2917 domain-containing protein, with amino-acid sequence MSTPTPKSPVLLQLKAGQHVRWQPARAATVQVVGGRIWLTQANDPYDHFVDAGQSLRLQPGVATVLGAEVDAQVSVAMQPSRFARLGQLAASLARAARRSTPRRDEAGSPAVSR; translated from the coding sequence ATGTCCACGCCCACGCCCAAGTCCCCGGTTTTGCTGCAACTCAAGGCCGGGCAGCACGTGCGCTGGCAGCCGGCCCGGGCCGCCACCGTGCAGGTGGTGGGCGGGCGCATCTGGCTCACACAGGCCAACGATCCGTACGACCACTTCGTCGACGCCGGTCAGAGCCTGAGGCTGCAGCCCGGTGTCGCCACCGTGCTCGGCGCGGAAGTCGACGCCCAGGTGTCGGTGGCCATGCAGCCCTCGCGCTTCGCACGCCTGGGCCAGTTGGCCGCGAGCCTGGCGCGCGCCGCGCGTCGTTCGACCCCAAGACGTGACGAAGCTGGCAGTCCGGCCGTGTCGCGGTGA
- a CDS encoding acyl-CoA thioesterase, with protein MDLPSHQLSMTVLMTPDMANFSGNVHGGTILKLLDQVAYACAARYAGRYVVTLSVDQVMFRQPIHVGELVTFLASINHTGTSSMEVGIKVVAENIRQQVVRHANSCFFTMVAVDDEGKPTPVPPLQPTTPDEKRRNEAARVRKQLRQELEQRYQGIRSQG; from the coding sequence ATGGACCTGCCCAGCCACCAACTTTCGATGACCGTCCTGATGACGCCCGACATGGCCAACTTCTCGGGCAACGTCCACGGCGGCACCATCCTCAAGCTGCTCGACCAGGTGGCGTATGCCTGCGCCGCGCGGTATGCCGGCCGTTACGTCGTCACGCTGTCGGTCGACCAGGTGATGTTCCGGCAGCCGATCCACGTCGGCGAGCTGGTGACGTTCCTGGCCTCGATCAATCACACCGGGACCTCGTCGATGGAGGTCGGCATCAAGGTGGTGGCCGAAAACATCCGCCAGCAGGTGGTGCGGCACGCCAACAGCTGCTTCTTCACGATGGTGGCCGTCGACGACGAAGGCAAACCCACGCCGGTGCCGCCGCTGCAACCCACCACGCCGGACGAAAAGCGCCGCAACGAAGCCGCCAGGGTTCGCAAGCAGCTGCGCCAGGAACTGGAGCAGCGCTACCAGGGCATCCGCTCGCAAGGGTGA
- the radA gene encoding DNA repair protein RadA: MAKEKTLYTCSECGGTSPKWLGKCPQCGAWNTLEETVAESGTRHRFQALAKSAPVTSLAEIEAVDVARMPTGIDELDRVLGGGLVPGGVVLIGGDPGIGKSTLLLQALDALSQQMKALYVTGEESGAQVALRSRRLGLDGSKVLVQAEIQLEKILATIEAERPAVAVIDSIQTVYSEQLTSAPGSVAQVRECSAQLTRTAKATGCSMVLVGHVTKEGSLAGPRVLEHIVDTVLYFEGDTHSAFRLVRAFKNRFGAVNEIGVFAMTERGLKGVANPSAIFLSTHGEPVPGSCVLVTLEGTRPMLVEVQALVDSSPIPSPRRLSVGLEQNRLAMLLAVMHRHAGIACFDQDVFVNAVGGVRISEPAADLAVMLAIQSSLRGKPLPRGFLTFGEVGLAGEVRPAPRGQERLKEAAKLGFSVAVVPKANLPKKPIEGLEIHPVERVEQAIDLVRTLGG; this comes from the coding sequence ATGGCCAAAGAAAAGACGCTCTACACCTGCTCCGAATGCGGCGGCACCAGCCCCAAATGGCTGGGCAAATGCCCGCAGTGCGGCGCCTGGAACACGCTCGAGGAGACCGTGGCCGAGAGTGGCACCCGACACCGTTTCCAGGCGCTGGCCAAGTCGGCGCCGGTCACCTCGCTGGCCGAGATCGAAGCGGTCGACGTCGCGCGCATGCCCACCGGCATCGACGAGCTGGACCGGGTGCTGGGCGGCGGCCTGGTGCCGGGCGGCGTGGTGCTGATCGGGGGCGATCCGGGCATCGGCAAGTCGACCTTGCTGCTGCAGGCGCTCGATGCGCTGTCGCAGCAGATGAAGGCGCTCTACGTGACCGGCGAAGAATCCGGCGCCCAGGTGGCGCTGCGCTCGCGCCGTCTCGGCCTCGACGGCTCCAAGGTGCTCGTGCAGGCGGAGATCCAGCTCGAGAAAATCCTGGCGACCATCGAAGCCGAGCGGCCGGCCGTGGCCGTGATCGACTCGATCCAGACCGTTTATTCCGAGCAGCTCACCTCGGCGCCCGGTTCGGTGGCCCAGGTGCGCGAGTGCTCGGCCCAGCTGACGCGTACCGCCAAGGCCACCGGCTGCTCGATGGTGCTGGTCGGCCACGTGACCAAGGAGGGCTCGCTCGCCGGGCCGCGCGTGCTGGAGCACATCGTCGACACCGTGCTGTACTTCGAGGGCGACACCCACAGCGCCTTCCGGCTGGTGCGCGCCTTCAAGAACCGGTTCGGCGCGGTCAACGAGATCGGCGTGTTCGCGATGACCGAGCGCGGCCTGAAGGGCGTGGCCAACCCGAGCGCCATCTTTTTGTCGACCCACGGCGAACCGGTGCCCGGCTCGTGCGTGCTGGTCACGCTGGAAGGCACGCGCCCGATGCTGGTCGAGGTGCAGGCACTGGTCGACAGCTCGCCCATCCCCAGCCCGCGCCGACTCAGCGTCGGCCTGGAGCAGAACCGGCTGGCGATGCTGCTGGCCGTGATGCACCGGCACGCCGGCATCGCCTGTTTCGACCAGGACGTGTTCGTCAATGCGGTCGGCGGCGTGCGCATCAGCGAGCCGGCCGCCGACCTGGCGGTGATGCTGGCGATCCAGAGTTCGCTGCGGGGCAAGCCGCTGCCGCGCGGTTTTCTGACCTTCGGCGAGGTGGGGCTGGCCGGCGAGGTGCGACCGGCGCCGCGTGGCCAGGAGCGCTTGAAAGAAGCGGCCAAGCTCGGCTTCTCGGTCGCCGTGGTGCCCAAGGCCAACCTGCCCAAGAAGCCCATCGAAGGGTTGGAGATCCACCCGGTCGAGCGGGTGGAGCAGGCCATCGACCTGGTCCGCACGCTGGGCGGCTAG
- a CDS encoding antibiotic biosynthesis monooxygenase family protein, producing MSAAFAHTPEPPYYAVIFTSQRTETDAGYGDMADRMMQLAVDQPGYLGVESARGADGLGITVSYWRTLEDIAAWKAHTEHLEAQRLGHRQWYAAFELRVAKVESARRKAPG from the coding sequence ATGAGTGCCGCCTTCGCCCATACACCCGAGCCGCCCTATTACGCGGTGATCTTCACGAGCCAACGCACCGAGACCGACGCCGGCTACGGCGACATGGCCGACCGCATGATGCAGCTGGCCGTCGACCAGCCCGGCTATCTCGGGGTCGAGAGCGCACGCGGTGCCGACGGTTTGGGCATCACCGTGTCGTACTGGCGTACGCTGGAAGACATCGCCGCCTGGAAGGCCCACACCGAGCACCTCGAGGCCCAGCGCCTCGGCCACCGGCAGTGGTATGCGGCCTTCGAGTTGCGCGTGGCCAAGGTCGAGAGTGCACGGCGCAAGGCCCCCGGCTGA